GCAGCGCTTGGCATGTTGTTGCTCGCCCGCGCGCGCGCCAAAGAAGCGGGCAAGACGATCTCGATCGAAGGCACGCAGGGCCTCGTCAAGCAGGTATTGCAGATCGCCAATTTCCAGAACCTGTTCTCGATCAGTTGATTCGCGTCGCGAGGCGCTGGCTGCATGCACGCGCTGCGCCTCGCGGGTTGCTTCTGCGGTGAAAAACCGCCACCATGCCGCCCCTTTCGGCCATGCCTTCCCGGCGTGGCATCAACTGGCGGGTAAGCAGACGTGGGCACGGCTTTCAAGGACGCGACAACGGAGTACAAACTGATCGAGCTGGCGCGGGTAGTCTCGGATCCAGACCATCCCCGGCGGCAGTGCGACGAGACCGGCCTGAGGCGTCTGTCGGAATCGATTGCCGAATTCGGCTTGATCCAGCCGATCGTCGTGCAACCTGCCGACGCCGAGGGCAAACATCGCATCATAGTTGGTGAGCGTCGTCTGCGCGCCGCCAACCTCGCAGGGCTGACCGCCATCCCGGCGCTGGTACACCGCTGCGAGCCCGGCGAGGCGCTGGAGATCCAGGTCTTCGAAAACCTGGGGCAGGGCGTTCGCCTGCCGCTTGCGCCGCGCGAAATGGCGCACGCCCTCAAGGCGATCGCCCGTGGTTTCGAATCGCCTGACGCTGCCGCCGAGCGATTTGGCCAAGACGCCGATTGGCTGGAGCAAAAGACCGCACCGGCCAATCTCACCCCCAAGGTAGAAGCGCTGCTCGATACCGGCCGCGTCAGCAGTTGCACGACTGCAGTGCAGCTCGACAAGCTTGCGCGCAAGAATGAGGCCCGCCTCGACGCCTTGGTCGCAGAACTCGAAGAAGGCGAAAAGCTGCCCAAGGCGCGTATCGAAGAGGTCTTGGTGGCCGAAGGGGTGAAGCGTGCAAAGAAGAAGCCGGACCCCGTCGCCGAACCGGTTGTGGTCGAAGCATCGGCCGTGATGGCGGCGCCGGCAGTCTCGAATCCGGCTGCGCGCCGCGTGAATCCGGGAAAGGTGCGGATGGTGGCCCAGATCCTGGGCATCGACGATGGTGACGAAACCTTGGTGCTGGATCGTCTGATCGACGAATTCCTCGCGATCAAGGGCGAAGGTACGCCGCCCTTCTGATGCCGCGCTAAAGTGAGCATGCGCGCGCAGACTCTCCGGCGCGCGAACCGAACGAAGCAGACCGACTCATGCGTATCGAAGACATTCGCACGCGTCTCCTGGCAGGTGGCGCAAAGGCAATTCACGAGCAGCGTGTGCTGCGTGCTTGGGTCAATGCACAGCCGATCGGCAGCGGCCCGCACAAGGCCGAGGATTTCCTTCCCCTGGCACTGCGCAATGACCTACCCGCGTTGAGTGCAGAACTCCAGGCGCTCGCCCGGCTGCGGTCCGAGCATCCCGGCGAGGACGGCTCGGCCCGATTGCTGGTGGAACTTGCCGACGGGCAAACCGTGGAAAGCGTGCTGCTGCCGCGCGACGGGCTGTGCGTGTCGACGCAGGTTGGTTGCGCGGTTGGCTGCGTATTCTGCATGACCGGGCGTGACGGGCTGCTGCGCCAGCTCGGCAGCGCCGAGATCGTTGCGCAGGTGGTGCTCGCGCGCACCCGGCGCTTCGTCAAGAAGGTTGTCTTCATGGGCATGGGCGAGCCGGCCCACAACCTGGACAACGTGCTCGAAGCGATCGACCTGCTCGGCACGGCCGGCGGTATCGGGCACAAGAACCTTGTTTTTTCGACGGTCGGCGACCATCGCGTGTTCGAGCGCCTGCCGCAGGGGCGCGTCAAACCGGCGCTGGCCTTGTCGCTGCACACCACCAAGGCGGATCTGCGCGCAGAACTGCTGCCGCGCGCACCGCGCATCCACCCGGCCGAACTGATCGAACGCGGGGAACGCTATGCGCGTGCAACCGGCTATCCGATCCAGTACCAGTGGACGCTGATTGACGGCGTGAATGATGGCGACGACGAACTCGAAGCGATCGTGAGGCTGCTCGCGGGCAAGTACGCCATCATGAACATGATCCCCTACAACACGGTGCCCGAACTGGCGTTCAGGCGGCCGGACTGGGCGCGTGCGACGCAGATCGCCCGCAGCCTGCATCAGCGCGGCGTGCTGACGAAACTGCGCAATTCGGCCGGGCAGGACGTGGATGGTGGCTGTGGGCAATTACGCGCGCGAGAGATGGCGAAAGGGCGTGAGGCCCGTGCGCAGCGCATCGAGGCGAAGCGGGTGCTTGTGGTTCCTCGCGTGTCCTAGCCGACGTGCGAGCGCCCAAAAAATCGGGGCCGGTGTGGCATAGCCACCCGGCCCCGGCGCTTTCTGGTGCTGCGGGCGGTCAGAAGCGATAGCGCAGCGACACGCTGACGACATTCACATGGTAGCTCGGCGACTCTTCGCCAAACGCGACCAGGTTGGGCACGCTGGTCGGCGTGACGCCGTCGTTGTGCCAGTCGCTGGAACGGAAGTGCTCGTACCAGTAGCTGCCGTTGATCCACATGTTCTCGCGGATGCGGTAGTTGGCGTAGAGCTTGACGGTGTCCTGTTCCGTGGTGGCTGCCGGGAAGCCGGCGTCGGTACCCACTCCGGAAAGCGCCACGTCGCTGTGCGTCTTGGCATACGCCCAGTTCGCGCCGAGTTCGAGCGCGCCGCTGATTGCAGTTTGCTTGAGGCCGACACCGAAGACGTCACTGACGTCCTCGTTGTAGGCAGTCCAGTTTGCGAACGTAGCGGTGGAACTGCCTGCCTGTGTCGAACGAACCCGCTCGCTCTGCGCGAAGAACTGGATGCGCGTGTTCTCGCCCAGCGCCGCAGACACATCGCCACCGTAGCTGGTGCTCTTGCCTTCGGTCAGGCCGACGCTGGAGTGACGATAGTCATCCATCGAGTAGTCGCCGAAGAGTCCGATCGTGATGCCTTCGATCGCCGTGATGTCCGCGCGCACGCTGCTGCTGTCGCGCCACCGATCGGCCAGGTTGTACTTGCGCATGTACGGGTTTTCGGCCGGCGACACCCAGGTGGCGGAGCCGTAGCCGGAGTTCTTGCGTTCGCCATGGGCGAGCTTGACCGCCAGCGAGGCGTATTCCTTCATCTGGAAAACGAAGCGGCCCCACAGCGAGCCTTCCCGCGTATAGACCGTATCCTGCAGGGTCCGCATGCGGTCGTCTTCCTGGAAGCCGATGCTCGCTTTCAGCCAGTCGAGGCCGCGATAGTCCGCGCTCGCCTTGTACAGATCCTGCTTGAACGAGAAGGGCTGGTTCTTGCGCACGGTCGTGTCGACAAACATGTCGGTGGCGACCACCGGCCAGGCGAGGCTTGGCGTGCGGTTGTCGTGGCCGTTGTGCGCGTAGCTGCCGCTGATCCGGAACTTGTCGCTGATGTCGTAGGCCAACCGCACACTGCTGTTGTAGGTATTGACCTCACCATTGAGCGAATTCGCCGGCATCGCCGGAAGCGTGGCGAGGATTGCCGCATTGGTGGTGGGTGACAGCAACGATGCGTCTTGTGTCATGCGGCCCCAGGCGATGTCGCCGCTCGCATGCAATTGCGGCAGGATCGTGTAGGTGCCGTTGGCGAAGAACTGGTGGAACTGGTTGTCCGGCGCCAGCGCCAGTTGCCCGCTCGTGGCACCGGCGACGACCGGGTTGAACGGGTTCGCCCAGGTCAACGATGCGTCCGAGTTGCGGAAGATCGAGCCGTAATAGCCGACGGTGCCCTGCCACTTGGTTCCGGTGTAAGAGGTGCTCACCTCGATCTGGTCGGTGGTCTGATCGACCGGGGCGACGAGTTGCGAGGCGCTGGAGAAAAACGAGCCGGAACTGCGTTTGGTGCCGTCCTTGGTGTCGTGACGCACGCTGATCTTGCTCGTCCAGTTCTCGCCAGCGAACCAGGTGCCACCCAGGTCAATCGTGCTGCGCTTGAAGCCGATGTCCACCGCCTGCAGGGCGCCGGCCGGCATCGATGCGCTGGTCGCGATCGGGAAGCCCGCCGGCAGCGTCTGTGTGCCACTTCCGTTGCCAATGAAAGGGGTCTTGGCGGACCCGGTCAGGTAGTGGGGGAGTTCATCGTAGCCAAAGCGCACCGAATAGACCCCGGCCTGGCCACCCTCGGCCTTGATCGAACGCACATCGATGCCGAGGTCGGTGGCAGTCACCGAACCGAAGCGGCCGTTGTCGTCACGGTACTCGGCCGAGCCATTGATGACGGCATAGGCGCCTTTCTGATCGAGGCCGGTGTAGTCGCCGAACTTCTTCGAGTCTTCGGAGACGTAGCCGACGCCGGCATCGATTGCCGCGGTGGTCGCCGCCTTTTCGAAGGGACAGGATTCGCACTTCCACTGGGAGGGGTCACCGGCAACGGCGGTGCCGCTCACTACCGACAGCGCGCCCAGGGCGCACAGCAGGAACAAAGGGCTGAAGGTTTTCATTGTCGCGTCCGTTCTCGGTGAGAGTTTCCGCTAGCGTTATCGGGTGGCGATCGCAGGCGTCGATTACCGCAGCAGCTTGTTGCCGCTGGGGTGGTTCGAACCATGGACCTGCGTATGGCAATTCGTGCAACTGCCGGCGACGACGAAGATGGCGCCCGTTCCGCCATTGGCGGGCAACGCTGCTCCCGTGCGCGGGACTGCCGGATGGCCAGCGACCGAGTGGCATTCCTGGCACAGCGATGGGGTGCTCTTGTTCAGCAGGGCGGTGCGCACTGAGCCGTGGCTGGTGTGACACAGCGAGCAGTCTTCGGTGACCGGCGCGTGCTCCCACATCAGCGGGCCACGCTTCTCGGCGTGACAGCTGTAGCAGGTCTGGTTCAGCGTCGGCTTTTTCAGCAGGGCCTGGGTCGCGGTGCCGTGCGTGTTGTGGCAGTCGCTGCACGCCATCTTGCCGAAGCGAACCGGGTGCGACGAAGTCTTCTGGAAGTCGGCGCGCTGCTTCTTGTGGCAGGTGAAGCAGACTTCGGACTCAGTCTGTTTGACGAGTACCGGATCCTTGCCCACATGCAGCTTGTGGCAGTCGGTACACGCGAGCTGGTTGCGGTCGTGTACCTCGGCATGCCACGCGTTGCGTGAGCGATTCAGGTGGCACGACAGGCAGACCTCGTTGCGTTCGGCCACCGGCATCCACGAATTAGCCTTGAGGCTGTTGATCGTCTCGGTGCGCTTGCTCTTCTGCGTTGAATGGCGGTCGCCCGGTCCGTGGCAGGCTTCGCACTGCATGCCCTTCTGGCCGAACGGGCTGTGCGCGTTCTTGGGGTTGCCGTGCTTGCCCTTGAAGATGCCAGCGGTCGTGAAGTTCGCCGTATCGCTGTCCGCGTCATGGCATTCGAGACAGGTGTCGGCGCCCTTTGCGCTGTACTGCGTGCCGGGGCTGGCGACGGCGGGCGCAGCAGCCTTGGCGGCCGGTGCGGCTTCGTCCTCGGCCAACGCGGCCAGGCACAGGAATCCTGTCGCCGCCACAATCGCCGAGGAGAGCACGAATTTTGCGATGTTCATCGATGTCTGCCCGTTCGTCCTGGTTCGTCTTGTTCCGATAAGGCTCGGTCTAACCTTTGGGAGTCGGCGCGGTCTTCTGGACCGCGATGATCCGTCGCTTGTTCGCGACGTAGAGGCCCGTGGGCAATCCCGCCTTGGTGACGAGGTCCGTCTTCGTGAGCAGCGGGCGCGCCTTGATGATGCGGTCCGCTTCCACGTCGCCGATTCCGTAAAGGGTTTTCAGTTGCGCCTTGCTTGCGCTGTTGATGTCGATCAGCGGCGCTTGTGCGGCAGGCTTGCTCTTGGTCGCGACAGAAGGATGCCCGGAAGGCACCTGACCTGCTGACGCACCGCCAGCCGCTGCCTGGCATGTGTTCGCCGCGAGCAGGACGGCCCCGGCAAGGATCATGCAATGCCTTGCGTTCGCCGAAGTCATCTGGTTCCTCGCCATGGTCTTGTGCTTCCTCGCGTCATGCCCCGGGAACCCTTGCGGTTTCCCGGGTGCTGGCGCCTGTTCTGGCTTTTCTTGCGGCCGCTGGCTGCGACCGCTCCCCCTTCACTGACCGGGGCGTGCATCGCTGCAAGCGCCCCGGCTTCCCCCTGGTGTTACGGCTTGACGTGCATGGCCTTGATATCGGCGATGCGTCCGGTTGCATGGCAGAGCATGCAGGTTTCCGGTGTCGCCAGTGCGGTGCTGCGCGGTTTGTAGATCGATCCGCCGTTCTGTTCCATGTGCGTCTTGGCCAGGTCGGAGTCGTGGCAAGCGAAGCACGCGGTGGTGATCGGCGAGATCACCAGCGTCGTCGGTTCGGCTTCACGACTTGCACCAGCGGCGACGGAGTAGAACGTGCCGGTCGGCGAACACGCATTCGATGTCGTCAAGCCTGCGTTGTACGTGAATCCGACCCCGTAGCTGTTGATCGCGGCTGCGGTGGAAGTGGCCACATACGGTGACAGACTGAAGACTGACAGCGCGGTACCGGTTGATGGCGTACCGGCCACGCATGACGTGCCACTGACCTTGTAGCCGGGGATTGTTTCGCCGCTGGCCGGGTAGATTCCGGCGCCCACGGTGCGATACAGCCTGTTCGGCAAGGAGCTGGAGGTCGTGCTGAAGTCATAGGTGCCCGGCAGGTGGCAGGTCTCGCAGTCCTTCAGTACGCCCGGGTAGCCCACATCCGCGAACGATTCGGTCGTGGTCGAGGCATGCCAGGTGAACTTGTTCGACCGCTTGGCGCCGGCGTGGATGCCGTGGACAAAGCTGGTGGAATCGGCGGACCAACCGCTGCTGGTCTGGTTCGGCTTGTGGCACCAGGAGCAGGTCGAACCATCGTTACGCTGGCCAGCGTGGAACGCATCTTCGGTGAAGGTGCCGAGTTCCTGGTGGCACGCGTTACAGCGCTTGTCTTCCACCACCGTGCGACGACCGGTGTAACCGGTGGCCACCTTCTGCACGTTCGGCGCGATGACGATCAGGCCGCCCTGCTTGTTGGTCTGCCCGGTTGCAGTTGCTGCCGTGACCGGGTAAGCCGCCAGATTGGTCTGCGTCAGCGGCAAGGTGCTGGTGACGTTGTAGGTATAGCCCAGGCCGCCCGTCAGCATCACTGCGTTGTCCGGTACGGTGACGCCAGTGAGTGTTGCCGTGTAGTAGCCATTGGCGTCCGGGCCCGTCAAGGTGCCGGCGCCGGTACCACTGGTCGCGGTGCCGTTCCAGAGTTTCTTCAGCCAGCCGGAAGCCGAGACGTTGAAGTCGGCCGGCGCGGTGATGCCGTCCTGGGGTACCGCATACACGAAGTAGACGCTGGGCGCGCCCATGAAGTTGTCCCAGATTTCCTTGTCGCCGGTTGCCGGGTTCGGCGTGGTCGAGGCCAGCACGTTCAAGTCAGCACGCGCGCCGTTCTGCAGCATCCGGAAAACCATCACCGGCTGCTTGCTTGCATTGCGCGACACGCTCTTGATGTCGTAGGTGACCTTGATTGCGCCAGCCGGCAGGCGGCTGGTATTCGAGGCGATCCAGGCAGAGTTCGTGTTGGTGTTGCCGCCGGTGACGGCGAGCGCGTTCCCGGCATTGGGCGGTGTGACTGGCGTATGCGCGAGGTCGACCGTGTCGGGCTTGTGGCAAGTCGCGCACAGTGAATCGTCGGCCTGCGGGCCAGCCGGGTGCGCATAGCCGCTCGGTCCGGTGGTTGAGGTCAGACCCTTTGCCGCATCTTCCAGCGTCACGCCCATGCCAGTGGCGAAGTTGATGCCGTCGTGGCAGGCCCCGCACGCGAGCCGGTTCGGCACGTTCTTCCAGTTGTCACCTTGAGCGGTCAGCGCGGTCGACGTTGCCGATCCATCGTGGCACTTGGTGCAGTTGCGGATGTCCTGCGGATAACCCACTTCGTTCGGCAACACGCCCGCGTAGTTGTAATTCTTCTTCGCCAGCAACGAGCCATTGTGGATCTTGTGGATGTAGTTCGGCAGGTTGCCCACGGCACGGCCGTCGACCTTGTCGGTGGCGGAGGTGAAGGTCAGCGTGGCGTCGATCGTCGCTTCGGTCTTGCCGTACTTACGTTGCTCCGTATGGCAGACGACGCAGTACTGCACGTTGTTGCGGTTGCCGCCATGGAAGCCGGCGGCGGAGCTCTGCGCGCTGTCACCCGGGATGCCGCCGAGCTGGCGGTGACACTCGTTGCACTTGGCGGTAGCGACGATGTCGCGACCCGAGGCAGCGACCTTGGCTCCGGTGGCTGGAACGAAGTCGTAGATGACGTCGCTCGGGTTGGTCATCGGCACTGCCGGATAGACCGAAGCCGCACCCGTCGGCGTGTTGCTGCCCGTACC
This region of Niveibacterium umoris genomic DNA includes:
- a CDS encoding ParB/RepB/Spo0J family partition protein codes for the protein MGTAFKDATTEYKLIELARVVSDPDHPRRQCDETGLRRLSESIAEFGLIQPIVVQPADAEGKHRIIVGERRLRAANLAGLTAIPALVHRCEPGEALEIQVFENLGQGVRLPLAPREMAHALKAIARGFESPDAAAERFGQDADWLEQKTAPANLTPKVEALLDTGRVSSCTTAVQLDKLARKNEARLDALVAELEEGEKLPKARIEEVLVAEGVKRAKKKPDPVAEPVVVEASAVMAAPAVSNPAARRVNPGKVRMVAQILGIDDGDETLVLDRLIDEFLAIKGEGTPPF
- a CDS encoding RNA methyltransferase codes for the protein MRIEDIRTRLLAGGAKAIHEQRVLRAWVNAQPIGSGPHKAEDFLPLALRNDLPALSAELQALARLRSEHPGEDGSARLLVELADGQTVESVLLPRDGLCVSTQVGCAVGCVFCMTGRDGLLRQLGSAEIVAQVVLARTRRFVKKVVFMGMGEPAHNLDNVLEAIDLLGTAGGIGHKNLVFSTVGDHRVFERLPQGRVKPALALSLHTTKADLRAELLPRAPRIHPAELIERGERYARATGYPIQYQWTLIDGVNDGDDELEAIVRLLAGKYAIMNMIPYNTVPELAFRRPDWARATQIARSLHQRGVLTKLRNSAGQDVDGGCGQLRAREMAKGREARAQRIEAKRVLVVPRVS
- a CDS encoding MtrB/PioB family decaheme-associated outer membrane protein, which produces MKTFSPLFLLCALGALSVVSGTAVAGDPSQWKCESCPFEKAATTAAIDAGVGYVSEDSKKFGDYTGLDQKGAYAVINGSAEYRDDNGRFGSVTATDLGIDVRSIKAEGGQAGVYSVRFGYDELPHYLTGSAKTPFIGNGSGTQTLPAGFPIATSASMPAGALQAVDIGFKRSTIDLGGTWFAGENWTSKISVRHDTKDGTKRSSGSFFSSASQLVAPVDQTTDQIEVSTSYTGTKWQGTVGYYGSIFRNSDASLTWANPFNPVVAGATSGQLALAPDNQFHQFFANGTYTILPQLHASGDIAWGRMTQDASLLSPTTNAAILATLPAMPANSLNGEVNTYNSSVRLAYDISDKFRISGSYAHNGHDNRTPSLAWPVVATDMFVDTTVRKNQPFSFKQDLYKASADYRGLDWLKASIGFQEDDRMRTLQDTVYTREGSLWGRFVFQMKEYASLAVKLAHGERKNSGYGSATWVSPAENPYMRKYNLADRWRDSSSVRADITAIEGITIGLFGDYSMDDYRHSSVGLTEGKSTSYGGDVSAALGENTRIQFFAQSERVRSTQAGSSTATFANWTAYNEDVSDVFGVGLKQTAISGALELGANWAYAKTHSDVALSGVGTDAGFPAATTEQDTVKLYANYRIRENMWINGSYWYEHFRSSDWHNDGVTPTSVPNLVAFGEESPSYHVNVVSVSLRYRF
- a CDS encoding DmsE family decaheme c-type cytochrome; protein product: MNIAKFVLSSAIVAATGFLCLAALAEDEAAPAAKAAAPAVASPGTQYSAKGADTCLECHDADSDTANFTTAGIFKGKHGNPKNAHSPFGQKGMQCEACHGPGDRHSTQKSKRTETINSLKANSWMPVAERNEVCLSCHLNRSRNAWHAEVHDRNQLACTDCHKLHVGKDPVLVKQTESEVCFTCHKKQRADFQKTSSHPVRFGKMACSDCHNTHGTATQALLKKPTLNQTCYSCHAEKRGPLMWEHAPVTEDCSLCHTSHGSVRTALLNKSTPSLCQECHSVAGHPAVPRTGAALPANGGTGAIFVVAGSCTNCHTQVHGSNHPSGNKLLR
- a CDS encoding ComEA family DNA-binding protein, which encodes MILAGAVLLAANTCQAAAGGASAGQVPSGHPSVATKSKPAAQAPLIDINSASKAQLKTLYGIGDVEADRIIKARPLLTKTDLVTKAGLPTGLYVANKRRIIAVQKTAPTPKG
- a CDS encoding OmcA/MtrC family decaheme c-type cytochrome; amino-acid sequence: MEKNKGRTWLGYVAAGLLATLLIGCGGGGDSGPAGPTGPAGPAGPSGPSGPGGGTTGPSAGVWTIASNATTPTDASSAAWASLAPQVTVTSVTISSPPVVSFKVTDPNGYPVIGLGNTSKSSTATVAGLTNLSFSIAKLVPGTNGAPAKWVSYIVTTVPTTTAAAAPTRPSTDTTGTLVDNKDGTYTYTFYRDITKIKDQVAAMTVAAPNNKDDLGDLTYDASLVHRLTIQISGNAPGTGSNTPTGAASVYPAVPMTNPSDVIYDFVPATGAKVAASGRDIVATAKCNECHRQLGGIPGDSAQSSAAGFHGGNRNNVQYCVVCHTEQRKYGKTEATIDATLTFTSATDKVDGRAVGNLPNYIHKIHNGSLLAKKNYNYAGVLPNEVGYPQDIRNCTKCHDGSATSTALTAQGDNWKNVPNRLACGACHDGINFATGMGVTLEDAAKGLTSTTGPSGYAHPAGPQADDSLCATCHKPDTVDLAHTPVTPPNAGNALAVTGGNTNTNSAWIASNTSRLPAGAIKVTYDIKSVSRNASKQPVMVFRMLQNGARADLNVLASTTPNPATGDKEIWDNFMGAPSVYFVYAVPQDGITAPADFNVSASGWLKKLWNGTATSGTGAGTLTGPDANGYYTATLTGVTVPDNAVMLTGGLGYTYNVTSTLPLTQTNLAAYPVTAATATGQTNKQGGLIVIAPNVQKVATGYTGRRTVVEDKRCNACHQELGTFTEDAFHAGQRNDGSTCSWCHKPNQTSSGWSADSTSFVHGIHAGAKRSNKFTWHASTTTESFADVGYPGVLKDCETCHLPGTYDFSTTSSSLPNRLYRTVGAGIYPASGETIPGYKVSGTSCVAGTPSTGTALSVFSLSPYVATSTAAAINSYGVGFTYNAGLTTSNACSPTGTFYSVAAGASREAEPTTLVISPITTACFACHDSDLAKTHMEQNGGSIYKPRSTALATPETCMLCHATGRIADIKAMHVKP